The following are encoded in a window of candidate division KSB1 bacterium genomic DNA:
- the rplK gene encoding 50S ribosomal protein L11 has translation MAKKVVATIKLQIPGGQATPAPPVGPALGQHGVNIMEFCKAFNARTQDKVGLIIPVVITVYADRSFTFVTKTPPASVLLKKAAGIEKGSGEPNRVKVGKVTREQVRQIAEAKMADLNAKDLEAAIRMIEGTARSMGIVIEG, from the coding sequence ATGGCCAAGAAGGTCGTTGCCACCATCAAGCTGCAGATCCCCGGAGGACAGGCAACTCCGGCGCCGCCCGTGGGCCCTGCCCTGGGCCAGCACGGGGTGAACATCATGGAGTTCTGCAAGGCGTTTAACGCTCGCACCCAGGACAAGGTAGGGTTGATCATTCCCGTCGTGATTACCGTCTATGCCGACCGCTCCTTCACCTTCGTCACCAAGACCCCACCGGCCTCCGTGCTCCTGAAGAAGGCGGCGGGGATCGAAAAGGGGAGCGGCGAACCCAATCGGGTCAAGGTCGGCAAAGTGACGCGGGAACAAGTGCGCCAGATCGCCGAGGCGAAAATGGCCGACCTCAACGCCAAGGACCTGGAGGCGGCGATTCGGATGATCGAAGGCACAGCCCGAAGCATGGGGATCGTGATTGAAGGCTGA
- the rplA gene encoding 50S ribosomal protein L1, protein MKRSKRYLAVREKVERGQEYPLTEALRLVKETATAKFDETVEVHVRLGVDPRHAEQQVRGTVTLPHGTGKPVRVLVLTKGPQEKEAREAGADYVGFEEYIDKIQEGWLDFDVVIATPDVMPQVGKLGRILGPRGLMPNPKSGTVTMNVKEAVREVKAGRIDFRVDRYGILHVPIGKVSFDVDKLADNAKAFLEAVLRLRPPAVKGQYVRSITVSSTMGPGIRVDRNQVLTELR, encoded by the coding sequence ATGAAACGGAGCAAGCGGTATCTGGCCGTTCGGGAAAAGGTGGAGCGCGGGCAGGAATACCCCCTGACCGAGGCCCTGCGCCTTGTGAAAGAGACGGCCACGGCGAAATTCGATGAGACGGTCGAAGTACACGTCCGATTAGGGGTCGATCCGCGCCACGCGGAGCAGCAAGTGCGAGGAACGGTGACCCTCCCGCACGGCACGGGCAAACCCGTGCGCGTCCTCGTCCTCACCAAAGGCCCCCAGGAAAAGGAAGCTCGCGAGGCGGGCGCGGACTACGTAGGCTTTGAGGAGTACATCGACAAAATCCAGGAGGGGTGGCTCGACTTTGACGTGGTCATTGCTACCCCCGACGTGATGCCCCAGGTCGGAAAGCTGGGGCGAATCCTCGGCCCGCGGGGACTGATGCCGAACCCGAAAAGCGGCACGGTTACGATGAACGTCAAGGAGGCGGTGCGCGAGGTGAAAGCGGGACGCATCGACTTCCGGGTGGATCGCTACGGCATCCTCCACGTCCCCATCGGCAAGGTCTCCTTCGATGTGGACAAGCTGGCCGACAACGCCAAAGCGTTCCTGGAAGCTGTGCTCCGTCTCCGGCCGCCGGCTGTGAAGGGACAATACGTGCGCAGCATTACCGTCTCCAGCACAATGGGTCCGGGGATTCGCGTGGACCGGAACCAGGTGCTCACAGAGTTGCGCTGA
- the rplJ gene encoding 50S ribosomal protein L10, whose amino-acid sequence MPTPKKVEEVEFLTENIRQAKGIYLTDFTGMTVEEMNELRARLRQEKILYRVVKNTLTRIALERAGFPGQLDSYLEGPTALAFGFDDPVTPARVLRDFARQRPKLRFKASLVDGRVFGAEETEKLADLPPRNELLARLLGQLNAPITGLVWTLHGSLAKLVYVLQAIKEKKEQTQAS is encoded by the coding sequence ATGCCAACACCCAAGAAAGTCGAAGAAGTGGAATTCCTGACGGAGAATATCCGCCAGGCCAAAGGCATCTACCTTACGGACTTTACCGGCATGACGGTGGAGGAGATGAACGAGCTCCGGGCGCGACTGCGCCAGGAGAAAATCCTCTACCGTGTGGTGAAGAACACCCTGACACGGATCGCCCTGGAACGGGCGGGCTTTCCCGGTCAACTGGACTCCTATCTTGAGGGGCCGACGGCTCTCGCCTTCGGGTTCGACGACCCGGTGACACCCGCACGCGTGTTGCGGGACTTTGCCCGGCAACGCCCCAAGTTGCGCTTCAAGGCCAGCCTTGTGGACGGTCGGGTGTTTGGAGCAGAGGAGACGGAGAAACTTGCGGACCTGCCTCCGCGCAACGAGCTCCTGGCTCGTCTATTGGGCCAGCTCAACGCGCCCATTACTGGGCTGGTCTGGACGCTTCACGGCAGTCTGGCCAAGCTCGTGTACGTGTTGCAGGCCATCAAGGAGAAGAAAGAACAGACTCAGGCATCGTGA
- the rplL gene encoding 50S ribosomal protein L7/L12 — protein sequence MSARTEKLDSIIQAIEGLTVLELAELVKALEEKFGVSAQAPVAAVMAAPAAAAPAAAPAEEEKTEFTVVLTSAGANKIPVIKVIRQITNLGLKEAKDLVDNAPSTVKEGVSKEEAEQIKKQLEEAGATVELK from the coding sequence ATGAGTGCGAGAACCGAGAAGTTGGATAGCATCATCCAGGCCATCGAGGGCTTGACGGTCCTAGAGCTGGCGGAGTTGGTGAAGGCCCTGGAAGAGAAGTTTGGCGTGAGCGCACAAGCTCCCGTGGCGGCGGTCATGGCGGCGCCGGCAGCGGCTGCGCCGGCGGCAGCACCAGCCGAGGAGGAAAAGACGGAGTTCACCGTGGTCCTGACCAGCGCCGGCGCCAATAAGATCCCCGTGATCAAGGTGATCCGTCAGATCACCAACCTGGGACTGAAGGAAGCCAAGGACCTGGTGGACAACGCTCCGAGCACGGTGAAGGAAGGCGTCTCCAAGGAAGAAGCCGAGCAGATCAAGAAGCAGCTCGAAGAGGCGGGCGCCACGGTGGAGCTGAAGTAG